From a single Alloactinosynnema sp. L-07 genomic region:
- a CDS encoding adenosylmethionine--8-amino-7-oxononanoate transaminase: MSPEELIALDRAHVWHPYGPMPGTQDPLVVRSAQGVRLTLADGRELVDGMSSWWAAIHGYRNPVLDAALVEQAGKMSHVMFGGLTHEPAVRLAARLVEITPEPLQHVFLCDSGSVGVEVAIKMCLQYWRSTGNPAKTKLLTWRGGYHGDTFNPMSVCDPDGGMHSLWRGVLPVQVFADAPPAEFDHDYVAHLATLIETHADELAAVIVEPVVQGAGGMRFHDPRYLHVLRELCLTHDVLLIFDEIATGFGRTGELFAADHAGVSPDVLCVGKAMTGGYLSMAATLCTARVADGISRGEVPVLAHGPTFMGNPLASAVALASIDLLLEGDWRGTVKRIEAELTAGLTPARDLAGVQDVRVLGAIGVIQLDHPVDMRAATEAAVRAGVWLRPFRDLIYTMPPFVSGTDDVALICAGAIAAATVG; encoded by the coding sequence GTGTCTCCAGAAGAGCTGATCGCACTCGACCGCGCACACGTCTGGCACCCCTACGGCCCGATGCCAGGCACGCAGGACCCTCTCGTCGTGCGTTCGGCCCAGGGCGTTCGGCTGACCTTGGCCGACGGGCGCGAGCTGGTCGACGGCATGTCGTCCTGGTGGGCGGCCATCCACGGCTACCGCAACCCCGTCCTCGACGCCGCGCTGGTCGAGCAGGCCGGGAAGATGAGCCACGTCATGTTCGGCGGACTCACCCACGAGCCCGCGGTCCGCCTGGCCGCCCGGTTGGTCGAGATCACCCCGGAGCCGCTCCAGCACGTGTTCCTGTGCGACTCGGGCTCGGTCGGGGTCGAGGTCGCGATCAAGATGTGCCTGCAGTACTGGCGGTCGACCGGCAACCCGGCGAAGACGAAGCTGCTGACCTGGCGCGGCGGCTACCACGGCGACACGTTCAACCCGATGAGCGTGTGTGACCCGGATGGCGGGATGCACTCTCTGTGGCGCGGGGTGCTGCCGGTGCAGGTGTTCGCCGATGCCCCGCCCGCCGAGTTCGACCATGACTACGTCGCGCATTTGGCGACTTTGATCGAGACTCATGCTGACGAACTCGCCGCGGTGATCGTCGAGCCGGTGGTTCAGGGTGCGGGCGGCATGCGTTTCCACGACCCGCGCTATCTGCATGTGCTGCGCGAGTTGTGTTTGACGCATGACGTGCTACTGATCTTTGACGAGATCGCTACGGGGTTTGGGCGGACTGGGGAGCTGTTCGCCGCTGATCACGCGGGAGTCAGTCCGGACGTGCTGTGTGTTGGAAAGGCGATGACTGGGGGATACCTCAGCATGGCTGCGACGTTGTGCACGGCGCGGGTCGCTGATGGGATTTCGCGGGGGGAGGTTCCGGTGTTGGCGCACGGGCCGACGTTCATGGGCAACCCGTTGGCGTCGGCCGTGGCACTGGCTTCGATTGATCTGCTGCTTGAGGGGGACTGGCGGGGGACGGTCAAACGGATCGAGGCGGAGCTGACCGCGGGCCTGACTCCGGCGCGTGATCTTGCTGGTGTTCAGGATGTTCGGGTTTTGGGGGCTATCGGGGTGATCCAGCTTGATCATCCGGTGGATATGAGAGCGGCCACTGAGGCCGCTGTGCGGGCAGGCGTATGGCTGCGGCCGTTCCGGGACTTGATTTACACGATGCCGCCGTTTGTCAGTGGCACTGATGATGTTGCTTTGATTTGTGCGGGAGCGATCGCGGCGGCGACTGTGGGGTAG
- a CDS encoding cytochrome P450, with the protein MVSLLDNVIRLDDAFMQDPHALYEQLRTTGPVRPIVLPTRLHAWLVTDYAEARSALADPTLSKDVVRAGDLIERHLDPGTQRATFATSLSSHMLNTDPPNHTRLRKLVNKAFTARGIDHLRPRIQEIADEFLDAMAGTEVVDLLEVFAYPLPITVICEVLGVPVSDREDFRSWSDTLVSNDRSERLTAAATSMQGYLVQLIAAKRANPGADLLSELIQASDDDDRLTGEELVSMAFLLLLAGHETTVNLIGNGILTLLTHPDQLAALRADFSLLPNTIEELLRHEGPVSMATLRFTTEPLVLGDTEIPAGEFILVGLGAANRDPARFPDADRLDITRDPVGHLAFGHGIHYCVGAPLARLEGEIAIRSLLTRFPDLALAQATHTLRWRDSTVIRGLEHLHLRTR; encoded by the coding sequence ATGGTTTCCTTGCTGGACAACGTGATCAGGCTCGACGACGCCTTCATGCAGGATCCGCACGCGCTCTACGAGCAGCTGCGCACCACCGGCCCGGTCCGGCCGATCGTGCTGCCGACGCGCTTGCACGCCTGGCTCGTCACCGACTACGCGGAAGCGCGCTCGGCGCTGGCGGACCCGACGCTGAGCAAGGACGTCGTTCGCGCGGGCGACCTGATCGAACGCCACCTCGACCCCGGCACGCAGCGGGCGACCTTCGCCACGAGCCTGTCCTCGCACATGCTCAACACCGACCCGCCCAACCACACCCGCCTGCGCAAGCTGGTCAACAAGGCGTTCACCGCGCGCGGCATCGACCACCTGCGCCCCCGAATCCAGGAGATCGCCGACGAATTCCTCGACGCGATGGCGGGGACCGAAGTGGTCGACCTGCTCGAAGTCTTCGCCTACCCGCTGCCCATCACGGTCATCTGCGAGGTGCTCGGCGTCCCGGTCTCCGATCGGGAGGACTTCCGCTCGTGGTCGGATACCCTGGTGTCCAACGACCGCAGCGAGCGGCTGACCGCCGCCGCCACGTCGATGCAGGGGTATCTCGTCCAGCTGATCGCGGCGAAGCGGGCCAATCCGGGTGCGGACCTGCTCAGCGAACTCATCCAGGCCAGCGACGACGACGACCGCCTCACCGGCGAGGAACTCGTCTCGATGGCGTTCCTGCTGCTGCTCGCGGGCCACGAGACCACGGTCAACCTGATCGGCAACGGCATCCTCACCCTGCTCACCCACCCCGACCAGCTGGCCGCACTGCGCGCGGACTTCTCCTTGCTCCCCAACACGATCGAGGAGCTGCTGCGCCACGAAGGCCCGGTCAGCATGGCGACGCTGCGCTTCACCACCGAGCCCCTGGTCCTGGGGGACACCGAGATCCCGGCGGGTGAGTTCATCCTGGTCGGCCTCGGCGCCGCCAACCGCGACCCGGCCCGCTTCCCCGACGCCGACCGCCTCGACATCACCCGCGATCCGGTGGGGCACCTGGCTTTCGGCCACGGCATCCACTACTGCGTCGGCGCGCCCCTGGCCCGACTGGAGGGCGAGATCGCCATCCGCTCCCTGCTGACCCGCTTCCCCGATCTCGCGCTGGCCCAAGCCACCCACACCTTGCGCTGGCGCGACAGCACCGTCATCCGCGGCCTGGAGCACCTCCACCTCCGCACCCGGTGA
- the dnaE gene encoding DNA polymerase III subunit alpha, giving the protein MADSFAHLHVHTEYSMLDGAAKLKDMFAECERLGMTSVAITDHGHTNGIYDFFNQAKGAGIKPILGIEAYLAPASRFSKDRVRWGDPGQKSDDVSGSGAYTHQTIWARTDEGLRNLMKLSSRASLEGQLGKWPRMDRELIAEHSGGLMATTGCPSGEVQTRLRLGQFDEAVEAAAAWRDIYGKDSFYVELMDHGIEIESRVRDGLVDVARKLDIPFVVTNDSHYTYAEERDSHDALLCVQTASTLQDPTRFRFDGSGYYLKSPDEMRAVDSSDPWQEGCRNTLLIAEKVDTTGMFEFRNLMPKFPIPEGKTEDEYFREQVWEGMHRRFPNGIDDEHKRQVEFEIGVILQMGFPAYFLVVADLIQWAKNNGIRVGPGRGSAAGALIAYAMGITDLDPLAHGLIFERFLNPDRVSPPDIDIDFDERRRGDVIRYTTEKWGADKVAQVITFGTIKAKAAIKDSARVLFGQPGFAIADKISKVYPPAVMAKDIPLNSLFDTQHKRYAEATEIRELYGSDPQVKEIIDTGKGLEGLIRNAGVHACAVILSAEPLMETIPLWKRPQDGSIITQFDYPTCESLGLLKMDFLGLRNLTVIDDALVNIERNGKPVPDLETLGLDDKPTYELLSRGDTLGVFQLDGGPMRDLLRLMRPDNFEDISAVGALYRPGPMGAKSHTNYALRKNKQQDITPIHPSLAEALEDILGTTYGLIVYQEQVMAIAQKLAGYTLGQADLLRRAMGKKKKEVLDAEFVNFSGGMEKNGYPKDAIKTLWDILVPFADYAFNKAHSAAYGLVSYWTAYLKANFPAEYMAGLLTSVRDDKDKAAVYLAECRKMGISVLPPDVNESEKDFAPVGNDIRFGLGAIRNVGANAVESIIKSRTEKGEFTDFSDYLRKVEAVACNKKVVESLIKAGAFDSLKHPRKGLFLIHTDAIDAVMDTKKAEAVGQFDLFGAGGDEEDSVTSVFDVPVPDEFWESKHQLALEREMLGLYVSGHPLNGVEHILTSQSDTSIAAILEGGIGDGTQVVIGGILAAVNRRVNRNGEPWASAMLEDLAGGIEVLFFPKTYAVIGMGVLEDAIVLVKARVAKRDDRTSLIANDLAVPDLSNHAGAPFRLSMAATKCTPPLVAQLKDVLGAHPGTTEVHLKLINGPRQTLLKLDDALRVSPSPSLMGDLKALLGPGCLA; this is encoded by the coding sequence GTGGCTGACTCCTTCGCTCATCTTCACGTGCACACCGAGTACTCGATGCTCGACGGAGCGGCCAAGCTCAAGGACATGTTCGCCGAGTGCGAGCGCCTCGGCATGACCTCGGTGGCGATCACCGACCACGGCCACACCAACGGCATCTACGACTTCTTCAATCAGGCCAAAGGCGCGGGCATCAAGCCGATCCTGGGCATTGAGGCCTACCTCGCCCCCGCGTCCCGCTTCAGCAAGGACCGGGTGCGCTGGGGCGACCCCGGCCAGAAGTCCGACGACGTCTCCGGCAGCGGCGCCTACACCCACCAGACGATCTGGGCGCGCACCGACGAGGGCCTGCGCAACCTGATGAAGCTGTCGAGCCGGGCGTCCCTGGAGGGGCAGCTCGGCAAGTGGCCCCGGATGGACCGCGAGCTGATCGCCGAGCATTCCGGTGGGCTGATGGCGACCACCGGCTGTCCCTCCGGGGAGGTGCAGACCCGGCTGCGGCTCGGCCAGTTCGACGAGGCCGTCGAAGCCGCCGCCGCCTGGCGCGACATCTACGGCAAGGACAGCTTCTACGTCGAGCTGATGGACCACGGCATCGAGATCGAGAGCCGGGTCCGCGACGGCCTGGTCGACGTCGCCCGCAAGCTCGACATTCCCTTCGTGGTGACCAACGACTCGCACTACACCTACGCCGAGGAACGCGACTCGCACGACGCGCTGCTCTGTGTGCAGACCGCGAGCACGCTGCAGGACCCGACCCGCTTCCGCTTCGACGGCTCCGGCTACTACCTGAAGTCGCCCGACGAGATGCGCGCGGTCGACTCGTCCGACCCGTGGCAGGAGGGGTGTCGCAACACCCTGCTGATCGCCGAGAAGGTCGACACCACCGGGATGTTCGAGTTCCGGAACCTGATGCCGAAGTTCCCGATCCCCGAGGGCAAGACCGAGGACGAGTACTTCCGCGAGCAGGTCTGGGAAGGCATGCACCGCCGGTTCCCCAATGGCATCGACGACGAGCACAAGCGCCAGGTCGAGTTCGAGATCGGCGTCATCCTGCAGATGGGGTTCCCGGCGTACTTCCTCGTCGTGGCCGACCTCATCCAGTGGGCCAAGAACAACGGCATCCGGGTCGGCCCCGGCCGAGGGTCCGCCGCGGGCGCGCTGATCGCCTACGCGATGGGCATCACCGACCTCGACCCGCTGGCCCACGGCCTGATCTTCGAGCGGTTCCTCAACCCCGACCGCGTCAGCCCGCCCGACATCGACATCGACTTCGACGAACGTCGGCGCGGCGACGTCATCCGCTACACCACCGAGAAGTGGGGCGCGGACAAGGTCGCGCAGGTGATCACGTTCGGCACGATCAAGGCCAAGGCCGCGATCAAGGACTCCGCGCGCGTGCTGTTCGGCCAACCCGGCTTCGCCATCGCCGACAAGATCTCCAAGGTCTACCCGCCCGCGGTCATGGCCAAGGACATCCCGCTCAACAGCCTGTTCGACACTCAGCACAAGCGCTACGCCGAGGCCACCGAGATCCGCGAGCTCTACGGCAGCGACCCGCAGGTCAAGGAGATCATCGACACCGGCAAGGGCCTTGAGGGTCTGATCCGCAACGCCGGTGTACACGCCTGCGCGGTCATCCTCAGCGCCGAGCCGCTGATGGAGACGATCCCGCTGTGGAAGCGCCCGCAGGACGGGTCGATCATCACGCAGTTCGACTACCCGACGTGTGAGTCGCTCGGCCTGCTGAAGATGGACTTCCTCGGCCTGCGCAACCTGACGGTCATCGACGACGCGCTGGTCAACATCGAGCGCAACGGCAAGCCGGTGCCCGACCTGGAGACCCTCGGCCTCGACGACAAGCCCACCTACGAGTTGCTGTCGCGCGGCGACACGCTCGGGGTGTTCCAGCTCGACGGCGGGCCCATGCGCGACCTGCTGCGCCTTATGCGCCCCGACAACTTCGAGGACATCTCGGCGGTCGGCGCGCTCTACCGGCCGGGGCCGATGGGTGCCAAGTCCCACACGAACTACGCGCTGCGCAAGAACAAGCAGCAGGACATCACCCCGATTCACCCGTCGCTGGCGGAGGCGCTCGAAGACATCCTCGGCACAACCTATGGCCTGATCGTGTATCAGGAGCAGGTCATGGCGATCGCCCAGAAACTCGCGGGATACACGCTCGGACAAGCGGACTTGCTCCGCCGGGCCATGGGCAAGAAAAAGAAAGAGGTCCTGGACGCGGAATTCGTCAATTTCTCCGGCGGTATGGAGAAGAACGGATACCCGAAGGACGCGATCAAGACCCTGTGGGACATCCTCGTTCCCTTCGCCGACTACGCCTTCAACAAGGCGCATTCGGCCGCGTACGGACTGGTCTCCTACTGGACCGCCTATCTCAAGGCGAACTTCCCGGCCGAATACATGGCCGGACTGCTCACCAGCGTGCGCGACGACAAGGACAAGGCGGCGGTCTACCTCGCCGAGTGCCGCAAGATGGGCATCTCGGTGCTGCCGCCGGACGTCAACGAGTCGGAGAAGGACTTCGCCCCGGTCGGAAACGACATCCGCTTCGGCCTCGGCGCGATCCGCAACGTTGGAGCCAACGCCGTCGAGTCGATCATCAAGTCCCGCACGGAGAAGGGGGAGTTCACCGACTTCTCCGACTACCTGCGCAAGGTGGAGGCGGTGGCCTGCAACAAGAAGGTCGTCGAATCGCTGATCAAGGCGGGCGCCTTCGACTCGCTCAAGCACCCGCGCAAGGGCTTGTTCCTGATCCACACCGACGCCATCGACGCGGTGATGGACACCAAGAAAGCCGAGGCGGTCGGCCAGTTCGACCTGTTCGGCGCAGGCGGCGACGAGGAAGACAGCGTGACCAGTGTCTTCGACGTCCCCGTGCCCGACGAGTTCTGGGAGTCCAAGCACCAACTCGCGCTGGAGCGGGAGATGCTGGGGCTCTACGTGTCCGGCCACCCGCTCAACGGCGTCGAACACATCCTGACCTCGCAGTCGGACACGTCGATCGCCGCCATCCTGGAAGGCGGGATCGGCGACGGCACGCAGGTGGTGATCGGCGGCATCCTCGCCGCGGTCAACCGGCGGGTGAACCGCAACGGCGAGCCGTGGGCCTCGGCGATGCTGGAGGACCTGGCAGGCGGCATCGAGGTGCTGTTCTTCCCCAAGACGTACGCCGTGATCGGGATGGGCGTGCTGGAGGACGCGATCGTGCTGGTCAAGGCCAGGGTGGCCAAGCGCGACGACCGCACGTCGCTGATCGCCAACGACCTCGCCGTGCCCGACCTGAGCAACCACGCGGGCGCCCCGTTCCGGCTGAGCATGGCCGCGACGAAGTGCACGCCGCCGCTGGTCGCCCAACTCAAGGACGTCCTCGGCGCCCATCCCGGCACCACCGAGGTCCATCTGAAGCTGATCAACGGCCCGCGTCAGACCCTCCTCAAGCTCGACGACGCGCTGCGGGTCAGCCCGTCGCCGTCGCTGATGGGCGACTTGAAGGCGCTGCTCGGACCGGGCTGTCTCGCCTAG
- the gltX gene encoding glutamate--tRNA ligase, giving the protein MSTPDANTPVRARFCPSPTGTPHVGLIRTALFNWAFARHSGGKLVFRIEDTDAARDSEESYDALLDALRWLGLDWDEGPEVGGDYGPYRQSQRGDRYAEVIRKLTEAGELYESFSTNEEVDARRKAAGQDPKLGYDNFDRNLTDEERAALRAEGREPTLRLRMPDGAIAFTDLVRGDISFPADSVPDPVLVRANGQPLYTLVNPVDDALMRITHVLRGEDLLPSTPRQIALYEALQRVGVAEFTPHFGHLPLVRGEGNKKLSKRDPESNLFAYRERGFVPEGMLNYLALLGWAIADDRDIFTMAEMVEAFDIGKVSSNPARFDVKKAEAINAEHVRALSHEEFVRRVLPYLISAGVLPAEPTGAQLATVDAIAPMVQERLIVLSDAVAMVRFLFTPEGEFEPEADSAAKALGADAKPVLDASIEALAALDEWTTPAIEGALKAALIDGMGLKPRKAFAPVRVAATGRTVSPPLYESLELLGRDRTLTRLRAALP; this is encoded by the coding sequence ATGAGCACTCCAGACGCGAACACCCCAGTCCGAGCCCGCTTCTGCCCGTCACCGACCGGCACCCCGCACGTCGGGCTCATCCGTACCGCCCTGTTCAACTGGGCTTTCGCCCGGCACAGCGGCGGCAAACTCGTCTTCCGCATCGAGGACACCGACGCCGCCCGCGACTCCGAGGAGAGCTATGACGCCCTCCTCGACGCGCTGCGGTGGTTGGGCCTCGACTGGGACGAGGGTCCCGAGGTCGGCGGCGACTACGGCCCCTACCGGCAGAGTCAGCGCGGCGACCGCTACGCCGAGGTCATCCGCAAGCTGACCGAGGCGGGCGAGCTCTACGAGTCGTTCTCGACCAACGAAGAGGTCGACGCGCGCCGTAAGGCAGCGGGTCAGGACCCCAAGCTCGGCTACGACAACTTCGACCGGAATCTCACCGACGAAGAACGTGCCGCGCTGCGGGCCGAGGGTCGCGAGCCGACGCTGCGGCTGCGCATGCCCGACGGCGCCATCGCGTTCACCGACCTCGTCCGCGGCGACATCAGCTTCCCCGCGGACAGCGTGCCGGACCCGGTGCTCGTGCGCGCCAACGGCCAGCCGCTCTACACCCTGGTCAACCCGGTCGACGACGCTCTCATGCGGATCACCCACGTGCTGCGCGGCGAGGACCTGCTGCCCTCCACCCCGCGGCAGATCGCGCTCTACGAGGCACTGCAGCGCGTCGGCGTCGCCGAATTCACCCCCCACTTCGGTCACCTGCCACTCGTGCGCGGCGAGGGCAACAAGAAACTGTCCAAGCGCGACCCCGAGTCGAACCTTTTCGCCTATCGCGAGCGCGGATTCGTCCCGGAAGGAATGCTGAACTATCTGGCATTGCTTGGTTGGGCCATCGCCGACGACCGCGACATCTTCACCATGGCCGAGATGGTCGAGGCTTTCGACATCGGCAAGGTCAGCTCGAATCCGGCCCGATTCGACGTGAAGAAGGCCGAGGCCATCAATGCCGAGCACGTGCGCGCTCTGTCGCATGAGGAGTTCGTGCGCCGCGTTCTGCCGTATCTGATTTCCGCCGGCGTGCTCCCCGCGGAGCCGACCGGGGCGCAATTGGCCACTGTGGACGCCATCGCGCCCATGGTGCAGGAGCGGCTTATCGTCCTGTCGGACGCGGTGGCCATGGTGCGCTTCCTTTTCACCCCTGAGGGTGAGTTCGAGCCGGAGGCGGACTCGGCGGCCAAGGCCTTGGGCGCCGACGCCAAGCCGGTCCTCGACGCCAGCATCGAGGCGCTGGCGGCGCTGGACGAGTGGACCACACCGGCCATCGAGGGCGCCCTCAAAGCGGCGCTCATCGACGGCATGGGCCTCAAGCCGCGCAAGGCGTTCGCGCCGGTCCGGGTGGCCGCGACCGGTCGCACGGTCTCGCCGCCGCTCTACGAGTCCCTGGAGCTGCTCGGCCGCGACCGCACCCTCACCCGTTTGCGCGCCGCACTGCCGTAA
- a CDS encoding FAD-dependent oxidoreductase, with protein MERTTVCVVGGGPAGMVLGLLLARAGIEVTVLEKHADFLRDFRGDTVHPPTLDLLDDLGLGPAFDALPQSRVDKVLIPFKGGAVTVGDLTRLRGPRNYIAMVPQWDLLDLLANAAKAEPTFTLRMSTAATGLTRSGDRVTGVEYRTKDGTTGTITADLTVACDGRTSLLRAEAGLRPTSYPTPMDVWWYRLPKHEGDPSGIVGLIGDRRAAVMIDRRDYWQVATLIRKGTDAAARQTPVTTLMRDMVDSAPWLADRADAVSTWDDVKVLDVKLDRLRRWHTNGLLCIGDAAHAMSPVGGIGINLAVQDAIATARLLAAPLKRGNLSTKDLAAVRRRRLIPTVAVQTFQRVAHAKALKPALEGRVNIAQSVEPPAPLRLITRLPWLNRLPALLVGRGLFTEPTPTWAKQQP; from the coding sequence ATGGAGCGCACAACGGTGTGTGTCGTCGGGGGTGGACCGGCGGGGATGGTCCTGGGGCTACTACTGGCCAGGGCGGGGATCGAGGTGACGGTGCTGGAGAAGCACGCCGACTTCCTGCGCGACTTCCGGGGCGACACCGTCCACCCGCCGACCTTGGACCTGCTCGACGACCTCGGCCTCGGCCCGGCCTTCGACGCCCTGCCGCAGAGCCGCGTCGACAAGGTCCTGATCCCGTTCAAGGGCGGCGCGGTGACGGTCGGCGACCTGACCAGACTGCGCGGCCCGCGCAACTACATCGCGATGGTCCCGCAGTGGGACCTGCTCGACCTGCTGGCCAACGCCGCCAAAGCGGAGCCGACCTTCACGCTGCGGATGAGCACCGCCGCCACCGGCCTGACCCGCTCCGGCGACCGCGTCACCGGTGTCGAATACCGGACAAAGGACGGCACAACGGGCACCATCACCGCCGACCTCACCGTCGCCTGCGACGGCCGAACGTCACTCCTGCGGGCCGAGGCGGGCTTGCGCCCCACCTCCTACCCGACCCCCATGGACGTCTGGTGGTACCGCCTCCCGAAACACGAGGGCGACCCCAGCGGCATAGTCGGCCTCATCGGCGACCGCCGAGCAGCGGTGATGATCGACCGCCGCGACTACTGGCAAGTCGCCACCCTCATCCGCAAAGGCACCGACGCCGCCGCACGGCAAACCCCGGTCACCACCCTCATGCGAGACATGGTCGATTCCGCCCCCTGGCTGGCCGACCGCGCCGACGCGGTGTCGACCTGGGACGATGTCAAGGTCCTCGACGTCAAACTCGACCGCCTACGCCGCTGGCACACCAACGGCCTCCTCTGCATAGGCGACGCCGCCCACGCGATGTCCCCAGTCGGCGGGATCGGCATCAACTTGGCAGTCCAGGACGCCATCGCCACAGCCAGACTGCTGGCCGCGCCGCTGAAGCGCGGCAATTTGTCTACAAAGGACCTGGCAGCCGTCCGCCGCAGGCGCTTGATCCCGACCGTCGCGGTCCAAACCTTCCAACGAGTCGCACACGCGAAGGCTTTGAAGCCGGCGCTGGAGGGCAGGGTGAACATCGCCCAGTCAGTAGAGCCTCCGGCGCCCTTGCGGCTGATCACCCGACTCCCCTGGCTCAACCGCCTGCCGGCATTGCTGGTCGGCCGAGGCCTGTTCACAGAACCCACCCCCACCTGGGCAAAGCAACAGCCCTGA